The Nocardioides humi genome includes a region encoding these proteins:
- a CDS encoding polyamine ABC transporter substrate-binding protein: MVSARLSRRAALRGGAGLLVGGASLGVLPLFGTPDRKQDPASCRVADVSDTDHRLVVSNWPAYIDEDDGDYVSTLTAFRERTGIDVSYTADVNDNLEFFAKVVNQLGSCQSSKRDLFMLTDWMAARMIQVGWIQPLDAAKVPNLHANLIDSLTGVGWDPDRTYSAPWQSGLTGIAYNRSKVKEVRSFEELLSRPDLRGRISLLTEMRDTMGLVLLSQGADPADFDQDDWDNAIDRLRKARNDGQVRAFTGNDYIQDLSAGNILACEAWSGDVAAAENEDLVFVSPEEGQMIWSDNMLVPNLATHQGNAEEWINYYYEPEVAAKLAAYVWYICPVKGAQEAMEEVDPDLVENQLIFPSAESLKTMHSFMALEEFQIRAYEGDFADVIGG; this comes from the coding sequence GTGGTCTCTGCCCGTCTGAGTCGCAGGGCGGCGCTCCGCGGGGGTGCCGGGCTCCTGGTCGGTGGAGCCAGCCTCGGCGTGCTCCCCCTGTTCGGCACGCCGGACCGTAAGCAGGACCCCGCGTCGTGCCGGGTGGCCGACGTCTCGGACACCGACCACCGCCTGGTCGTCTCGAACTGGCCGGCCTACATCGACGAGGACGACGGCGACTACGTCTCCACGCTGACGGCCTTCCGGGAGCGCACCGGGATCGACGTGAGCTACACCGCCGACGTCAACGACAACCTGGAGTTCTTCGCGAAGGTCGTCAACCAGCTCGGCTCCTGCCAGTCCTCCAAGCGCGACCTGTTCATGCTCACCGACTGGATGGCGGCGCGGATGATCCAGGTCGGCTGGATCCAGCCGCTGGACGCCGCGAAGGTGCCCAACCTGCACGCCAACCTGATCGACTCCCTCACCGGCGTCGGCTGGGACCCGGACCGCACCTACTCCGCGCCCTGGCAGAGCGGCCTGACCGGGATCGCCTACAACCGGTCGAAGGTCAAGGAGGTGCGCTCCTTCGAGGAGTTGCTCTCCCGCCCGGACCTGCGCGGGCGGATCTCGCTGCTGACGGAGATGCGCGACACGATGGGCCTGGTCCTGCTGTCCCAGGGAGCCGACCCGGCGGACTTCGACCAGGACGACTGGGACAACGCCATCGACCGGCTGCGCAAGGCCCGCAACGACGGCCAGGTCCGCGCCTTCACCGGCAACGACTACATCCAGGACCTCTCCGCCGGCAACATCCTCGCCTGCGAGGCGTGGTCGGGCGACGTCGCGGCGGCGGAGAACGAGGACCTGGTCTTCGTCTCCCCCGAGGAGGGGCAGATGATCTGGTCCGACAACATGCTCGTGCCCAACCTCGCCACCCACCAGGGCAACGCCGAGGAGTGGATCAACTACTACTACGAGCCCGAGGTGGCCGCGAAGCTCGCCGCGTACGTCTGGTACATCTGCCCGGTCAAGGGCGCCCAGGAGGCGATGGAGGAGGTCGACCCCGACCTCGTCGAGAACCAGCTCATCTTCCCGTCCGCCGAGTCGCTGAAGACGATGCACTCGTTCATGGCACTCGAGGAGTTCCAGATCCGCGCCTACGAAGGAGATTTCGCCGATGTCATTGGCGGCTGA
- a CDS encoding lysophospholipid acyltransferase family protein: MLYEVLHTTVPPLARAVWRPTIEGVANVPPTGPVLLASNHLSFADSVVIPIVAPRKVVFLAKAEYFTGSGVKGRLSKAWFEGLGMVPVDRTDTRAALNSLDVALEVLGRGEAFGIYPEGTRSRDGRLYRGRTGVAQLALTAGVPVVPVGLTGTEQLQPVDARWPRLAKVTVRFGEPIDFTGRFAGLAPGRARREATDEIMAAIHALTGQELAGAYNDRPVET, from the coding sequence GTGCTCTACGAGGTCCTTCACACCACGGTTCCTCCGCTCGCACGCGCGGTGTGGCGTCCGACCATCGAGGGCGTCGCGAACGTGCCCCCGACCGGGCCCGTGCTGCTCGCGAGCAACCACCTCAGCTTCGCCGACAGCGTGGTGATCCCGATCGTGGCGCCGCGCAAGGTGGTGTTCCTGGCGAAGGCGGAGTACTTCACCGGCTCCGGCGTCAAGGGCCGGCTCAGCAAGGCGTGGTTCGAGGGGCTCGGGATGGTGCCGGTCGACCGCACGGACACGCGTGCGGCGCTCAACTCGCTGGACGTGGCCCTGGAGGTGCTGGGGCGCGGGGAGGCATTCGGCATCTATCCCGAGGGCACCCGCTCGCGGGACGGGCGGCTGTACCGGGGGCGGACGGGGGTCGCGCAGCTGGCGCTGACGGCGGGCGTCCCGGTCGTCCCGGTCGGCCTGACCGGCACCGAGCAGCTGCAGCCGGTCGACGCGAGGTGGCCGCGGCTGGCCAAGGTGACGGTGCGGTTCGGCGAGCCGATCGACTTCACCGGGCGCTTCGCGGGCCTGGCGCCGGGGCGGGCGCGCCGGGAGGCGACCGACGAGATCATGGCCGCGATCCACGCCCTGACCGGGCAGGAGCTCGCCGGCGCCTACAACGACCGGCCCGTCGAGACCTGA
- a CDS encoding aspartate aminotransferase family protein: protein MVDDKAHDALQQSARDHLWMHFTRMSSYDTAEVPVIVRGDGAYVWDSHGRKYLDALGGLFVSQLGHGRTELAEAAAKQASELAFFPLWSYAHPSAIELAAKIASQAPGDLNRVFFTSGGGEAVESAWKLAKNYFKLVGKPMKHKVISRAIAYHGTTQGALSITGLPGLKQQFEPLVPSTFRVPNTNIYRAPAFLEDTSGVVDPETFGRWAADQIAVAIENEGPDTVAAVFLEPVQNAGGCFPPPPGYFQRVREICDQYDVLLVSDEVICAYGRLGHMFGAERYGYQPDIITSAKGITSGYAPLGAMIASDRIYEPFAHGTETFLHGYTFGGHPVSTAVALKNFEIFENEKINEGVREREGAFRGTLERLLDLPLVGDVRGDGFFYGIELVKDRTTKETFDEDESERLLRGFLSKALFDAGLYCRADDRGDPVIQLSPPLICGQEHFDEMEQKLRTVLTEAAALL from the coding sequence GTGGTAGACGACAAGGCACACGACGCCCTCCAGCAGTCCGCGCGCGATCACCTGTGGATGCACTTCACCCGCATGTCGTCCTACGACACCGCGGAGGTGCCGGTCATCGTGCGGGGCGACGGGGCGTACGTCTGGGACTCCCACGGCCGCAAGTACCTCGACGCCCTCGGCGGGCTCTTCGTCAGCCAGCTGGGCCACGGCCGCACCGAGCTCGCCGAGGCCGCGGCGAAGCAGGCCTCCGAGCTCGCGTTCTTCCCGCTGTGGTCCTACGCCCACCCGAGCGCGATCGAGCTCGCCGCGAAGATCGCGAGCCAGGCGCCCGGCGACCTCAACCGGGTCTTCTTCACCTCCGGCGGCGGCGAGGCCGTCGAGTCCGCCTGGAAGCTCGCCAAGAACTACTTCAAGCTCGTCGGCAAGCCGATGAAGCACAAGGTGATCAGCCGCGCGATCGCCTACCACGGCACCACCCAGGGCGCGCTGTCGATCACCGGCCTGCCCGGCCTCAAGCAGCAGTTCGAGCCGCTGGTGCCCTCGACCTTCCGGGTGCCCAACACCAACATCTACCGCGCGCCCGCGTTCCTGGAGGACACGAGCGGCGTGGTCGACCCCGAGACGTTCGGCCGCTGGGCCGCCGACCAGATCGCCGTCGCGATCGAGAACGAGGGCCCCGACACCGTCGCCGCCGTCTTCCTCGAGCCCGTCCAGAACGCCGGCGGCTGCTTCCCGCCGCCCCCGGGCTACTTCCAGCGGGTGCGCGAGATCTGCGACCAGTACGACGTCCTGCTGGTCTCCGACGAGGTCATCTGCGCCTACGGGCGGCTGGGGCACATGTTCGGCGCCGAGCGCTACGGCTACCAGCCCGACATCATCACCTCCGCCAAGGGGATCACCTCCGGCTACGCCCCGCTGGGCGCGATGATCGCCAGCGACCGGATCTACGAGCCCTTCGCCCACGGCACCGAGACCTTCCTGCACGGCTACACCTTCGGCGGTCACCCCGTCTCCACCGCGGTCGCGCTGAAGAACTTCGAGATCTTCGAGAACGAGAAGATCAACGAGGGCGTCCGCGAGCGCGAGGGCGCCTTCCGCGGCACCCTCGAGAGGCTGCTCGACCTGCCGCTCGTCGGCGACGTCCGCGGCGACGGGTTCTTCTACGGCATCGAGCTGGTCAAGGACAGGACCACCAAGGAGACCTTCGACGAGGACGAGTCCGAGCGGCTGCTGCGCGGGTTCCTCTCCAAGGCGCTCTTCGACGCCGGCCTCTACTGCCGCGCCGACGACCGGGGCGACCCGGTCATCCAGCTCTCCCCGCCGCTGATCTGCGGCCAGGAGCACTTCGACGAGATGGAGCAGAAGCTCCGCACGGTCCTCACCGAGGCGGCGGCGCTCCTGTAG
- a CDS encoding ABC transporter permease, with product MRRGRFTGYWLMLPAGLWLALFFVIPFYSLLATSLFDPEGSVLTGYDVSYRFANFTDALDQFWEPLVRSLWYAAVATAICLVLGYILAYAIAFKAGRWRTLLLVLVIAPFFTSFLVRTLSWKLILADDGFVVDTLQFLHVLGEDGRLLATPVAVIAGLVYNFLPFMVLPLYASLEKIDGRLIEAAGDLYASPSRGFLKVTLPLSKPGVVAGTLLTFIPAAGDYINASLLGSPNQRMVGNVIQNLFTSTGDYATAGALSVILMVIIVAMVMVYIRTAGTEDLV from the coding sequence ATGCGCCGCGGACGGTTCACCGGCTACTGGCTGATGCTGCCGGCGGGCCTGTGGCTCGCGCTCTTCTTCGTGATCCCGTTCTACTCGCTGCTGGCGACCAGCCTGTTCGACCCGGAGGGCTCGGTCCTGACCGGGTACGACGTCAGCTACCGGTTCGCGAACTTCACCGACGCGCTCGACCAGTTCTGGGAGCCGCTCGTCCGCTCGCTGTGGTACGCCGCGGTGGCGACCGCGATCTGCCTCGTGCTCGGCTACATCCTCGCCTACGCCATCGCCTTCAAGGCCGGCCGCTGGCGCACCCTGCTGCTGGTGCTGGTGATCGCCCCCTTCTTCACCAGCTTCCTGGTCCGGACCCTGTCGTGGAAGCTGATCCTCGCCGACGACGGCTTCGTGGTCGACACCCTGCAGTTCCTGCACGTCCTCGGCGAGGACGGCCGGCTGCTGGCGACCCCCGTCGCGGTGATCGCCGGCCTGGTCTACAACTTCCTGCCGTTCATGGTGCTGCCGCTCTACGCCAGCCTGGAGAAGATCGACGGCCGGCTGATCGAGGCCGCGGGCGACCTGTACGCCTCGCCGTCCCGCGGGTTCCTCAAAGTGACCCTCCCCCTGTCGAAGCCCGGCGTCGTGGCGGGCACGCTGCTGACGTTCATCCCGGCCGCCGGCGACTACATCAACGCCTCGCTGCTGGGCAGTCCCAACCAGCGCATGGTCGGCAATGTCATCCAGAACCTGTTCACCAGCACCGGCGACTACGCCACGGCGGGCGCGCTGTCGGTGATCCTGATGGTCATCATCGTCGCGATGGTCATGGTCTACATCCGCACCGCCGGGACGGAGGACCTCGTATGA
- a CDS encoding Lrp/AsnC family transcriptional regulator produces MTRAKPAPLDDVSKAIIAELQEDGRRSYAAIGKAVGLSEAAVRQRVQRLVDSGVMQVVAVTDPTEIGFARQAMIGIRATGELEPIADALAEVDEVDYVVITAGSFDLLAEVVCESDAHLLEIISRRIRTIPGVVSTEALVYLKLRKQTYSWGVR; encoded by the coding sequence GTGACCAGGGCAAAGCCGGCTCCCCTCGACGACGTCTCGAAGGCGATCATCGCCGAGCTCCAGGAGGACGGCCGGCGCTCGTACGCCGCCATCGGCAAGGCGGTCGGCCTCTCCGAGGCGGCCGTGCGCCAGCGCGTCCAGCGCCTCGTCGACAGCGGCGTGATGCAGGTCGTCGCCGTCACCGACCCGACCGAGATCGGCTTCGCCCGCCAGGCCATGATCGGCATCCGCGCCACCGGCGAGCTGGAGCCGATCGCCGACGCGCTCGCCGAGGTCGACGAGGTCGACTACGTCGTCATCACCGCCGGGTCCTTCGACCTGCTCGCCGAGGTCGTCTGCGAGAGCGACGCCCACCTGCTGGAGATCATCTCCCGCCGGATCCGCACCATCCCCGGCGTGGTCTCGACCGAGGCGCTGGTCTACCTCAAGCTCCGCAAGCAGACCTACTCCTGGGGCGTGCGCTGA
- a CDS encoding DUF429 domain-containing protein yields the protein MHFVGVDLAWGERRPTGLAVVDADGHLLAVSAVRTDDEIVTALASYVEGECLVAIDAPIVVVNPTGNRPAEAELNKDFARFDAGAHPSNTGKPEFRDQPRAARIAARLGLDVNPRSRRPRRAIEVYPHPATVALFRLGRTLKYKNKPGRDLEQLRGELVVLLGLVEGLAVAEPPLRVDALPAWHDLRAAAETATRKSDLRVVEDQVDAVVCAYIALFAERRPEQVTTYGDLDTGYIVTPTLPADLVPTPRPRRGTPAPLDVGSAVRRYAELQPGLRQVTDGFVRLVTSILDEAGINYLTVTGRAKSVSSFAAKAARTDGGRPLYADPLREITDQVGVRVITYVHSDVQAVVDLLEDQAVVHDDRDLGQEIASEGRFGYASRHLLVGLGDARGGADDDLLRGHRAAIQIRTVLQHAWAEFEHDVRYKGTVPPEHVRELDRRFTLAAGLLELADREFSTIRDLLRDAPVEAAEDAAADTPEDADPRISPRELAAFLAGQYADAGWSRTDHYAWISTLVLELGITSLAALGDTLRSVDADALRERMGYRYPPGAVRRLDDALLWAYGDRYVELRGNAHRIPALRARLARMRGDDRA from the coding sequence ATGCACTTCGTCGGGGTCGACCTCGCGTGGGGCGAGCGCCGGCCGACCGGCCTGGCGGTCGTCGACGCCGACGGGCACCTGCTCGCGGTGTCGGCGGTGCGGACCGACGACGAGATCGTGACCGCGCTGGCGTCGTACGTCGAGGGGGAGTGCCTGGTCGCGATCGACGCCCCGATCGTGGTCGTCAACCCGACCGGCAACCGGCCCGCCGAGGCGGAGCTCAACAAGGACTTCGCGCGCTTCGACGCCGGCGCCCACCCGTCCAACACCGGCAAGCCGGAGTTCCGCGACCAGCCGCGGGCCGCCCGGATCGCGGCCCGGCTCGGCCTGGACGTCAACCCGCGCTCGCGACGCCCGCGCCGGGCGATCGAGGTCTATCCGCACCCCGCGACCGTCGCGCTGTTCCGCCTGGGCCGGACGCTGAAGTACAAGAACAAGCCCGGCCGCGACCTCGAGCAGCTGCGCGGCGAGCTGGTCGTCCTGCTCGGCCTGGTCGAGGGGCTCGCCGTCGCCGAGCCGCCGCTGCGGGTCGACGCGCTGCCGGCGTGGCACGACCTGCGGGCCGCCGCCGAGACCGCGACCCGCAAGAGCGACCTGCGCGTGGTCGAGGACCAGGTCGACGCTGTCGTGTGCGCCTACATCGCTCTGTTCGCCGAGCGCCGGCCGGAGCAGGTCACGACGTACGGCGACCTCGACACCGGCTACATCGTGACGCCCACGCTGCCGGCCGACCTGGTCCCCACCCCGCGGCCGCGGCGCGGGACCCCGGCGCCGCTCGACGTCGGCTCCGCGGTCCGCCGGTACGCCGAGCTGCAGCCCGGCCTGCGGCAGGTCACCGACGGCTTCGTGCGCCTGGTGACCTCGATCCTCGACGAGGCCGGCATCAACTACCTGACCGTGACCGGCCGGGCGAAGTCGGTGTCGTCCTTCGCCGCCAAGGCCGCCCGCACCGACGGCGGCCGCCCGCTCTACGCCGACCCGCTCCGGGAGATCACCGACCAGGTCGGCGTCCGCGTGATCACCTACGTCCACAGCGACGTCCAGGCCGTCGTCGACCTGCTCGAGGACCAGGCCGTGGTCCACGACGACCGCGACCTGGGCCAGGAGATCGCCAGCGAGGGCCGGTTCGGGTACGCCAGCCGCCACCTCCTCGTCGGCCTCGGCGACGCGCGAGGCGGCGCCGACGACGACCTGCTCCGCGGGCACCGGGCGGCGATCCAGATCCGCACCGTCCTGCAGCACGCGTGGGCCGAGTTCGAGCACGACGTCCGCTACAAGGGCACCGTCCCGCCCGAGCACGTCCGCGAGCTCGACCGCCGCTTCACCCTCGCCGCCGGCCTCCTCGAACTGGCCGACCGCGAGTTCTCCACCATCCGCGACCTGCTGCGCGACGCCCCCGTCGAGGCCGCGGAGGACGCGGCCGCCGACACCCCCGAGGATGCCGACCCGCGGATCAGCCCGCGCGAGCTGGCGGCCTTCCTCGCCGGGCAGTACGCCGACGCCGGCTGGTCGCGCACCGACCACTACGCCTGGATCTCCACCCTCGTCCTCGAGCTCGGCATCACCTCCCTCGCCGCGCTCGGCGACACGCTGCGCTCGGTCGACGCCGACGCGCTCCGCGAGCGGATGGGCTACCGCTACCCGCCCGGCGCCGTACGCCGCCTCGACGACGCCCTCCTGTGGGCGTACGGCGACCGGTACGTCGAGCTGCGCGGCAACGCCCACCGCATCCCCGCGCTGCGCGCCCGGCTGGCGCGGATGCGCGGCGACGACAGAGCCTGA
- a CDS encoding DUF488 domain-containing protein → MTTAHPVTVAHVRDGRPASGTAVLVDRLWPRGQRKADAPWDEWLKAVAPSTDLRQWYGHDPARHEEFVRRYRAELSGAEQAAALDHLHALHDAGPLTLMTASHDVALSQAAVLADLLTGD, encoded by the coding sequence ATGACCACCGCTCACCCCGTCACCGTCGCCCACGTGCGCGACGGCCGGCCGGCGAGCGGGACCGCGGTGCTGGTCGACCGGCTGTGGCCGCGCGGGCAGCGCAAGGCGGACGCGCCGTGGGACGAGTGGCTCAAGGCGGTGGCGCCCTCGACCGACCTGCGCCAGTGGTACGGGCACGACCCGGCGCGCCACGAGGAGTTCGTACGCCGCTACCGCGCCGAGCTCTCCGGTGCCGAGCAGGCCGCGGCGCTCGACCACCTGCACGCGCTGCACGACGCCGGGCCGCTCACCCTGATGACCGCGTCCCACGACGTCGCACTGAGCCAGGCGGCGGTGCTCGCGGACCTGCTGACCGGCGACTGA
- a CDS encoding aminobutyraldehyde dehydrogenase has product MSPLRNLIDGASADAASGATYDVVDPATGRTYTTAPASGPEDVDRAMRAAERAFGTWGETTPKERQEALLRIAQALEDRADEFVRVECENTGKPIGLTADEELPPSVDELRFFAGAARVLEGRGAGEYLKDHTSWVRREPIGVVAQVTPWNYPLMMAIWKIAPALAAGNTIVLKPSDTTPASTVLLAELAAEHLPPGVLNVVCGDRDTGRALVEHPTPQLVAITGSVRAGMEVAGSAATDLKRVHLELGGKAPVVVFDDADVAAAAEAIATAGYFNAGQDCTAATRVLAADGVHDDLVAALAEQARGTRTGLPDDPDILYGALNNPDQLARVTGMVDRLPDHARIDAGGTRPTVAGGEGGYYFDATVVSGLRQDDEAVQDEIFGPVITVQRFADEAEALRLANGVRYGLSSSVWTTDHARALRMSKRLDFGVVWINTHIPFVSEMPHGGFKHSGYGKDLSMYGLEDYTRIKHVMSFTGE; this is encoded by the coding sequence ATGAGTCCTCTGCGCAACCTCATCGACGGCGCGTCCGCGGACGCCGCCTCCGGAGCGACGTACGACGTCGTCGACCCGGCCACCGGCCGCACCTACACGACCGCCCCCGCCAGCGGGCCCGAGGACGTCGACCGCGCCATGCGCGCGGCCGAGCGGGCCTTCGGCACCTGGGGCGAGACCACGCCGAAGGAGCGGCAGGAGGCGCTGCTGCGGATCGCCCAGGCGCTCGAGGACCGCGCCGACGAGTTCGTGCGCGTCGAGTGCGAGAACACCGGCAAGCCGATCGGCCTGACCGCCGACGAGGAGCTGCCGCCGAGCGTCGACGAGCTGCGGTTCTTCGCCGGCGCCGCGCGAGTGCTCGAGGGCCGCGGCGCGGGCGAGTACCTCAAGGACCACACCTCCTGGGTACGCCGCGAGCCGATCGGCGTCGTCGCCCAGGTGACCCCCTGGAACTACCCCCTGATGATGGCGATCTGGAAGATCGCGCCCGCCCTGGCCGCGGGCAACACGATCGTGCTCAAGCCCAGCGACACCACGCCTGCCAGCACCGTCCTGCTGGCCGAGCTGGCGGCCGAGCACCTGCCGCCCGGCGTGCTCAACGTCGTGTGCGGCGACCGCGACACCGGCCGGGCGCTGGTCGAGCACCCGACGCCGCAGCTGGTCGCGATCACCGGCTCGGTGCGCGCCGGCATGGAGGTCGCCGGGTCCGCGGCCACCGACCTCAAGCGGGTGCACCTCGAGCTGGGCGGCAAGGCACCGGTCGTGGTCTTCGACGACGCCGACGTCGCGGCGGCCGCGGAGGCGATCGCGACCGCGGGCTACTTCAACGCCGGCCAGGACTGCACGGCCGCGACCCGGGTGCTCGCCGCCGACGGCGTCCACGACGACCTCGTCGCCGCGCTGGCCGAGCAGGCGCGGGGCACGCGCACCGGCCTGCCCGACGACCCCGACATCCTGTACGGCGCCCTCAACAACCCCGACCAGCTCGCCCGGGTCACCGGCATGGTCGACCGGCTGCCCGACCACGCGCGGATCGACGCCGGCGGCACCCGGCCCACCGTCGCCGGCGGCGAGGGCGGGTACTACTTCGACGCGACCGTCGTCTCCGGGCTGCGCCAGGACGACGAGGCGGTCCAGGACGAGATCTTCGGCCCGGTCATCACCGTGCAGCGGTTCGCCGACGAGGCCGAGGCGCTCCGCCTCGCCAACGGCGTGCGCTACGGCCTCTCCTCCAGCGTGTGGACCACGGACCACGCCCGCGCGCTGCGGATGTCCAAACGGCTCGACTTCGGCGTGGTCTGGATCAACACCCACATCCCGTTCGTCTCCGAGATGCCGCACGGCGGCTTCAAGCACTCCGGCTACGGCAAGGACCTGTCCATGTACGGCCTCGAGGACTACACGCGCATCAAGCACGTCATGTCCTTCACGGGAGAGTGA
- a CDS encoding ABC transporter ATP-binding protein produces the protein MRSLDLEVPAGTFFALLGPSGCGKTTTLRMVAGLEVPTSGTIHLGDDEITYQKPYRRPVNTVFQNYALFPHLDIHENVAFGLRRRKAKDVDKQVQEMLALVELEAQARKKPPQLSGGQQQRVALARALINSPEVLLLDEPLGALDLKLRRSMQIEIKRIQTEVGLTFVHVTHDQEEAMTMADTIAVMNGGVIEQMGSPAELYENPRTTFVANFLGQSNLIPGTVTSAESDVVRVDMHGTQVSIPADRAHARAGDGWVGIRPEKVLVAPAGEPIDAPGNHMTGGVITDVSFVGVSTQYLVMMPWGQELMSFEQNTGRRAVLETGTKVDVSWRPEFAFLLPASQDVNAGVEA, from the coding sequence GTGCGCTCTCTCGACCTCGAGGTCCCCGCCGGCACCTTCTTCGCCCTGCTCGGCCCGTCCGGCTGCGGCAAGACGACGACGCTACGGATGGTCGCGGGCCTGGAGGTGCCGACCTCCGGCACCATCCACCTCGGCGACGACGAGATCACCTACCAGAAGCCGTACCGGCGGCCGGTCAACACCGTCTTCCAGAACTACGCGCTCTTCCCCCACCTCGACATCCACGAGAACGTCGCCTTCGGGCTGCGCCGCCGCAAGGCCAAGGACGTCGACAAGCAGGTCCAGGAGATGCTCGCGCTGGTCGAGCTCGAGGCCCAGGCGCGGAAGAAGCCCCCGCAGCTCTCCGGCGGCCAGCAGCAGCGCGTCGCCCTCGCGCGGGCGCTGATCAACAGCCCCGAGGTGCTCCTGCTCGACGAGCCGCTCGGCGCCCTCGACCTCAAGCTGCGCCGGTCGATGCAGATCGAGATCAAGCGGATCCAGACCGAGGTGGGCCTCACCTTCGTGCACGTCACGCACGACCAGGAGGAGGCGATGACGATGGCCGACACGATCGCGGTCATGAACGGCGGCGTCATCGAGCAGATGGGCTCCCCCGCCGAGCTCTACGAGAACCCGCGGACCACCTTCGTCGCCAACTTCCTCGGCCAGTCCAACCTGATCCCCGGCACCGTCACCAGCGCCGAGAGCGACGTCGTCCGGGTCGACATGCACGGCACCCAGGTCTCCATCCCCGCCGACCGCGCCCATGCGCGCGCCGGGGACGGCTGGGTCGGCATCCGGCCCGAGAAGGTCCTCGTCGCCCCGGCCGGCGAGCCGATCGACGCCCCCGGCAACCACATGACCGGTGGCGTCATCACCGACGTCAGCTTCGTCGGCGTCAGCACGCAGTACCTCGTGATGATGCCGTGGGGCCAGGAGCTGATGTCCTTCGAGCAGAACACCGGCCGCCGCGCCGTACTGGAGACGGGGACGAAGGTCGACGTGTCCTGGCGCCCGGAGTTCGCGTTCCTGCTGCCCGCCAGCCAGGACGTCAACGCCGGCGTGGAGGCGTGA
- a CDS encoding ABC transporter permease — MTGLQRAGRWIGEHLVLAAGLLVLVYMFVPIAVVMLMSFNDNSKSRNVYAFRDFTWNNWANPCRPDGMCEAVVRSIEIGLLATLVATLLGSLAAFGLVRHNFAGRSIANTVIFLPMASPEIVMGSSLLALFVAGGFGGRLGFVTIFIAHVMFCLSFVIVTVKARLAGLDENLEQAAMDLYASEWTTFWRVTFPLVFPGIAAAALLSFSLSFDDFIITNLNAGQTVTFPMFVWGVAQRGIPMQVNVVGTVMFLISLFLVLGNMLVTRKRAAA; from the coding sequence ATGACCGGGTTGCAGCGCGCCGGGCGGTGGATCGGCGAGCACCTGGTCCTCGCGGCCGGGCTGCTCGTGCTGGTCTACATGTTCGTGCCGATCGCCGTCGTGATGCTGATGAGCTTCAACGACAACAGCAAGTCCCGCAACGTCTACGCGTTCCGCGACTTCACCTGGAACAACTGGGCCAACCCCTGCCGGCCCGACGGGATGTGCGAGGCCGTCGTCCGCAGCATCGAGATCGGCCTGCTCGCCACCCTGGTCGCCACCCTGCTCGGCAGCCTCGCCGCCTTCGGGCTGGTGCGCCACAACTTCGCGGGCCGGTCGATCGCCAACACCGTGATCTTCCTGCCGATGGCCTCCCCCGAGATCGTGATGGGCTCCTCGCTGCTCGCCCTCTTCGTGGCGGGCGGCTTCGGCGGGCGGCTGGGCTTCGTGACGATCTTCATCGCCCACGTGATGTTCTGCCTGTCCTTCGTCATCGTGACCGTGAAGGCACGCCTGGCCGGGCTCGACGAGAACCTCGAGCAGGCCGCGATGGACCTCTACGCCAGCGAGTGGACGACGTTCTGGCGGGTCACCTTCCCGCTCGTCTTCCCCGGCATCGCCGCCGCGGCGCTGCTGAGCTTCTCGCTCTCCTTCGACGACTTCATCATCACCAACCTCAATGCGGGCCAGACCGTCACCTTCCCGATGTTCGTGTGGGGCGTCGCGCAGCGTGGCATTCCGATGCAGGTCAACGTGGTCGGGACCGTCATGTTCCTGATCTCGCTGTTCCTGGTGCTCGGCAACATGCTGGTCACCCGGAAGCGGGCCGCCGCCTGA
- a CDS encoding DUF1801 domain-containing protein, with protein sequence MSADWRADTVEKVRSLIVAAEPGVVEEAKWKKASNPAGVPTFSADGLICTVETYKDKVKLTFAKGASLDDPTGIFNASLDAGTRRAVDLREGETLDDDAFVALVREAVALNRT encoded by the coding sequence ATGAGCGCTGACTGGCGGGCTGACACCGTCGAGAAGGTCCGGTCCCTGATCGTCGCCGCGGAGCCGGGCGTCGTGGAGGAGGCCAAGTGGAAGAAGGCCTCCAACCCCGCGGGCGTGCCGACCTTCTCCGCCGACGGCCTGATCTGCACGGTCGAGACCTACAAGGACAAGGTCAAGCTGACCTTCGCCAAGGGCGCCTCGCTCGACGACCCGACCGGGATCTTCAACGCCAGCCTCGACGCCGGCACCCGCCGCGCCGTCGACCTCCGCGAGGGCGAGACGCTGGACGACGACGCGTTCGTCGCGCTGGTGCGCGAGGCCGTCGCGCTCAACCGCACCTGA